From the genome of Methylocystis heyeri:
CAAAAACTACAGATATTATAGATAGTGTTCCTCCTATCGGGAAGCCTATGGCCCTTTTCCTGCTTGCTCACGCTTGCGCCGCCCGGACGACGACATGGACGCCATCGACCAGAAGATCCTCGCAATTCTCCAGGAAGACGCCTCCTTGCCGGTGGCGGAAATCGCTTTTCGCGTCGGACTCTCCCAGACGCCCTGCTGGAAGCGGATACAAAAACTCGAGGCCACGGGCGTCGTAAAGCGCCGGGTGGCGCTGCTCTCGCCCGAAAAGCTCGGTCTCGGGCTCCGCGTCTATGTCTCCATCGTCGCCGGCGAGCACTCTCAGGCCTGGTTCGAGCGTTTCGCCGAAGAGGTCTCCAAAATGCCCGAGGTGGTGGATTTCGACCGCATGGCCGGCGACATCGACTACATGCTGTGCGTGGTGGTTCCGGACATAGCCGGCTTCGACGAGTTCTACCGGCGCCTCGTGTCGATCACCCCGCTGCGCAAGGTCGTTTCGAGATTTACGATACAACGCCTGAAGACCACGACCGCCCTGCCCTTGCCGGGACAGATCGAAAAGGCCTCCCGCACGGCGCGCATCGCCGAGGTCGCAAATCTGTGACCGGCGTCAGGCGAGCGCGGTCGAGCCTGGCTGTGATGCATTTTTGAAATGGACCAGGGTCGCCCGGCAAGGCAAAATCGGAGCGATCCCAACACGGAGCAGCAACAGTGTCGCAAACCCCGATCTATACGCCGCCGGCGAAACCCGGCCGCGGCCGCATCTATGATTCGATCACCCAGACCATCGGCGACACCCCGATCGTGCGCCTGGATCGCCTCGCCCAGGAAAAGGGAGTGAAGGCCAATCTGCTCGCAAAGCTGGAGTTCTTCAATCCGATCGCCAGCGTCAAGGACCGCATCGGCGTCAATATGATCGACGCCCTGGAGAAGAGCGGAACGATCGAGCCCGGCAAGACCACCATCATCGAGCCGACCTCCGGCAACACCGGCATCGCGCTGGCTTTCGTCGCCGCGGCCCGGGGCTACAAGCTCATACTGGTCATGCCCGAGTCCATGTCGATCGAGCGCCGCAAGATGCTCTCGCTGCTCGGAGCGGAGCTGGTGCTGACCCCGGCGGCCCAGGGCATGAAGGGCGCCGTCGCCAAGGCGAATGAGCTCAATGCGGAAAATCCCGGCTCGATCATCCCGCAGCAGTTCGAAAACCCGTCCAACCCCGCAATCCATTTCGCCACCACCGCCGAAGAAATCTGGAACGACACCAACGGCGCGGTGGATTATTTCGTCTCCGGCGTCGGCACTGGCGGCACCATCACGGGCGTCGGGCGCGCGCTGAAGCCGCGCAAGCCGGGATTGAAGATCGTGGCCGTGGAGCCCGAGGATTCCGCGGTTCTTTCCGGTCGCCCGCCGGGACCCCATAAAATCCAGGGCATCGGGGCCGGCTTCGTGCCGCCCGTGCTCGATCGCAGCGTGATCGACGAGGTCGTCACCATCGGCAACCAGACCGCATTCGAGACCGCCCGGCTGCTCGCCCGGATCGAGGGAATTCCGGTCGGCATCTCCTCGGGCGCGGCGGTGGCCGCGGCGCTGGAGATCGCCGCGAGGCCCGAGGCCGAAGGCAAGAATATCGTGCTGATCATCCCTTCCTTCGCCGAGCGCTATCTGTCGACCGCGCTCTTCGAAGGGCTCTGAACGAGCTTACGGCCGGCGCCGTTGAGGCGCCGGTTCGTTTAAGACGAGCAAAGCTCGTTCCTCGAGATGGGGCCTGACTGAGCATCTGACAAAATAAGACGCCCCTCTTGCTGAGGAGCCTGCGAAGCAGGCGTCTCGAAGCACGAGGGGCGATGCCCCGACTCTGTAAGCAGTCAGGCCGGCGCGCCTTTGAGGCGCCGGTCCTGGTTACTTGCTGTTCAGCTTGGGCGCGCTCGTCGTGGCTTTCAGTCTGTCGTGATGGTGGCGGCCGTAGGCGCCGACGATATAACCCACCACGGTGATCACAGCGTAGACCAGGATCAGGAAGCCGCCCCGCTCATTGGCCTTCGAAGCTTTTTCCAGCAGGCCGGTCACGTCGGTCACATCCGCGAACTTATCAACTGCGACGCCGGAGACCACGGCCACGATCGGAACCACCCAGGACGGCACTTTGAAATAGCCCAGCGCTGCGGCGATCAGGAAAGCGACCAGACCCACGAGATGGACAAACTGAAGGAAAATGGACTGCGACACGAGGCCGAGCAGTCGAATGATCTTCACCATTGGGTCACCCTTTAAGGTAGAGAACCGGAAGCTTCAGCCTCATAATTACACGTTCGGCAGATGATGCGCGAGTGCTTCGAGCACCGCCATGCGGACGGCCACGCCCATCTCCACCTGCTCGCGGATCAGGGACTGGGGTCCGTCGGCCACGGACGAGTCGATCTCCACGCCCCTGTTCATGGGCCCGGGATGCATGACGAGGGCGCCGGGGGCGGCGCGGGCGAGTTTTTCCTCGTCGAGGCCGAAAAAGTGAAAATATTCACGGGAGCTCGGCACCAGGGAGCCGCTCATGCGCTCGCGCTGAAGGCGCAGCATCATCACGATATCCGCCCCGTCGACGCCGCGCTGCATGTCGTTGACGACCTGGACCCCGAGGCGCTCCAGCCCGCGCGGAACCAGCGTCGAAGGTCCCACGGCGCGCACCCGCGCGCCCAGGGCGGCGAGCAGCAGGATGTTGGAGCGGGCCACGCGCGAATGAAGCACGTCTCCGCAAATGGCGACGATCAGCCCTTCGATCCGCCCCTTGTTTCTGCGGATGGTCAGCGCGTCCAGCAGAGCCTGGGTCGGATGCTCGTGCGCTCCGTCGCCGGCGTTGACCACCGAACAGTCGACCTTGCGGGCGAGAAGATGCGCGGCGCCGGCCTGGGAGTGCCGCACCACGATGATGTCGGGGCGCATGGCGTTGAGCGTCATGGCCGTATCGAGCAGGGTCTCGCCCTTTTTTTCCGAAGACTGCGCCACCGACATGTTCATGACGTCGGCGCCGAGGCGCTTGCCGGCGATCTCAAAGGAGGCCTGCGTGCGCGTGGAGGCTTCGTAGAACAGGTTGATCTGCGTCCGCCCGCGAAGCTTCGAGCTCTTCTTCTCCACCTGCCGCGATACTTCGATGGCGTTCTCCGCCATGTCGAGCAGCGCGACGATCTCGGGCCGCGACAGCCCCTCAATGCCGAGCAGATGACGGTGA
Proteins encoded in this window:
- a CDS encoding Lrp/AsnC family transcriptional regulator, encoding MDAIDQKILAILQEDASLPVAEIAFRVGLSQTPCWKRIQKLEATGVVKRRVALLSPEKLGLGLRVYVSIVAGEHSQAWFERFAEEVSKMPEVVDFDRMAGDIDYMLCVVVPDIAGFDEFYRRLVSITPLRKVVSRFTIQRLKTTTALPLPGQIEKASRTARIAEVANL
- the cysK gene encoding cysteine synthase A; this translates as MSQTPIYTPPAKPGRGRIYDSITQTIGDTPIVRLDRLAQEKGVKANLLAKLEFFNPIASVKDRIGVNMIDALEKSGTIEPGKTTIIEPTSGNTGIALAFVAAARGYKLILVMPESMSIERRKMLSLLGAELVLTPAAQGMKGAVAKANELNAENPGSIIPQQFENPSNPAIHFATTAEEIWNDTNGAVDYFVSGVGTGGTITGVGRALKPRKPGLKIVAVEPEDSAVLSGRPPGPHKIQGIGAGFVPPVLDRSVIDEVVTIGNQTAFETARLLARIEGIPVGISSGAAVAAALEIAARPEAEGKNIVLIIPSFAERYLSTALFEGL
- a CDS encoding aspartate carbamoyltransferase catalytic subunit — encoded protein: MASNSSTAYYPHRHLLGIEGLSRPEIVALLDMAENAIEVSRQVEKKSSKLRGRTQINLFYEASTRTQASFEIAGKRLGADVMNMSVAQSSEKKGETLLDTAMTLNAMRPDIIVVRHSQAGAAHLLARKVDCSVVNAGDGAHEHPTQALLDALTIRRNKGRIEGLIVAICGDVLHSRVARSNILLLAALGARVRAVGPSTLVPRGLERLGVQVVNDMQRGVDGADIVMMLRLQRERMSGSLVPSSREYFHFFGLDEEKLARAAPGALVMHPGPMNRGVEIDSSVADGPQSLIREQVEMGVAVRMAVLEALAHHLPNV